From a region of the Nitrospira sp. genome:
- a CDS encoding DUF2877 domain-containing protein, translating to MHVHALSVGIQVPTRHFSGIVHSVFHQACNIRLEPHGLLTLLSSMKDNVPQGIRLNISSQRVFSDLLRVGQPVACRGGILRAGGPDFSVDLRPARPWHIDLQGLRIDLRHHAQAHSWAIAWSELQRSGHRSGLSKIVRPVSPLKEQSDTPAATEMLLHPSPHAIPTLLHATRDFQLEDAKASIMSLIGLGPGLTPSGDDFLVGYLAGLWATAGHSPSRTQFVGALGAEISAAARNTNEISGAYLRSAATGHVSEPIAKLAQQLKQANDMRNVRAATQAALQVGHTSGTDGVLGLLLGCLAWQCPAPPLLYPSVFFD from the coding sequence TCATTTCAGCGGGATCGTGCATAGCGTCTTCCACCAGGCCTGCAACATACGACTCGAGCCACACGGCCTGCTGACTCTTCTCTCTTCCATGAAAGACAATGTCCCTCAAGGTATCCGCTTGAATATCTCGTCTCAGCGTGTCTTCTCGGACCTTCTCCGAGTCGGCCAACCGGTCGCCTGCCGGGGAGGTATTCTCCGCGCCGGTGGGCCTGATTTTTCCGTTGACCTGCGACCCGCACGTCCTTGGCATATCGATCTCCAAGGGTTGCGCATTGATCTTCGTCACCACGCCCAAGCCCACTCCTGGGCGATCGCCTGGTCGGAATTGCAGCGCTCAGGGCATAGAAGCGGCCTATCGAAGATTGTGAGACCCGTTTCTCCCTTAAAGGAGCAGTCGGACACTCCGGCCGCCACAGAGATGCTTCTGCACCCATCGCCTCACGCGATTCCTACCCTGCTGCACGCAACAAGAGATTTTCAGCTGGAAGATGCCAAGGCTTCCATCATGTCATTGATCGGACTGGGGCCAGGCTTAACTCCATCCGGCGATGATTTTCTCGTGGGCTATTTGGCCGGCTTGTGGGCCACGGCGGGTCACAGCCCATCGCGGACGCAATTCGTGGGCGCCCTCGGTGCTGAGATATCCGCAGCCGCGCGAAACACCAATGAGATCAGCGGCGCCTATCTCCGATCAGCAGCCACCGGCCATGTCTCTGAACCCATCGCGAAATTGGCCCAGCAGCTGAAACAGGCGAACGACATGAGGAATGTCAGGGCGGCCACACAAGCCGCGTTGCAAGTCGGCCATACGTCCGGTACCGACGGGGTGTTGGGGCTGCTGTTGGGCTGCCTCGCCTGGCAATGCCCGGCACCCCCTCTTCTTTATCCGTCTGTGTTCTTTGATTGA
- the fdrA gene encoding acyl-CoA synthetase FdrA → MATATKVLKNFYRDSVSLMQLSSTFAKLPGVEQASAIMASPNNMSLLREAGLLTESVDASANDLLIALQGDADALESALAAAESALKQPPPSSSGGGSSRGLPPRSIEMGLGNMVGANLVLISTPGEYAASEAFKALSLGLNVMLFSDNVELKDEIALKRFAQSRDLIVMGPDCGTAIINGIPLAFANVVRRGVIGVVGASGTGLQQVTCLVDRWGGGISQAIGTGGHDLHRDVGGISMLQGLKALIADASTSVIVLISKPPSPEVAGHVLQAAERAGKPVVVNFLGADPARVRRGNVFAATTLEDAAAAAVALAEGRNPDDAKPKCPPVSIPSKLSPGQQYIRGLYSGGTFCYEATLLLKKELGQVSSNTPVEPGDRLGDVWTSRAHTVIDLGDDLFTRGRPHPMIDHRLRNERLIKEATDPETAVILLDVVLGYGSHADPAGEIVPVVQKAREVAGKAGRDLVIVGFVCGTAGDPQNLARQEAALREAGVILAESNAQAVRMATAVAVGAGAVGGRL, encoded by the coding sequence ATGGCCACGGCCACAAAAGTACTCAAAAATTTCTATCGTGACTCCGTCTCGCTGATGCAACTCTCCTCCACGTTCGCCAAGCTGCCGGGCGTGGAACAAGCCTCGGCCATCATGGCTTCCCCCAACAATATGAGCTTGCTCCGGGAAGCCGGATTGCTGACCGAATCCGTCGACGCCAGCGCCAACGACTTGCTGATTGCGCTGCAAGGCGACGCCGATGCACTGGAATCAGCGTTGGCAGCCGCGGAGTCGGCATTGAAACAGCCTCCTCCATCGTCTTCGGGAGGCGGATCGTCACGCGGTCTCCCTCCACGAAGCATCGAAATGGGTCTGGGGAATATGGTCGGCGCGAACCTTGTCCTGATCTCCACTCCCGGCGAGTACGCGGCATCGGAGGCCTTCAAGGCATTGAGTCTCGGCCTCAACGTGATGCTGTTCAGTGACAACGTCGAGTTGAAAGACGAAATCGCGCTCAAACGTTTCGCCCAATCCCGCGACCTCATCGTGATGGGCCCGGATTGCGGAACGGCCATTATCAACGGCATCCCGCTCGCCTTCGCCAACGTGGTGCGCCGCGGAGTCATCGGTGTCGTCGGAGCATCCGGGACGGGCTTACAGCAGGTCACCTGCCTGGTCGATCGATGGGGGGGCGGCATTTCACAAGCGATCGGCACCGGCGGGCACGATTTGCATCGAGACGTCGGCGGCATTTCCATGCTTCAGGGGCTGAAAGCCCTCATTGCCGACGCCTCCACCTCGGTCATCGTGCTGATCTCCAAGCCTCCATCTCCGGAAGTGGCCGGACATGTGCTGCAAGCCGCGGAACGCGCCGGCAAGCCGGTCGTGGTGAATTTTCTCGGCGCCGATCCTGCGCGCGTCAGGCGCGGCAATGTGTTCGCCGCCACAACTCTGGAGGATGCCGCAGCGGCAGCGGTGGCTCTCGCTGAAGGCCGAAACCCTGACGATGCCAAGCCGAAATGCCCACCTGTCTCCATTCCGTCCAAACTGTCCCCCGGACAGCAATACATCCGTGGCCTGTACAGTGGAGGGACCTTTTGTTACGAAGCGACCCTCTTGCTGAAGAAGGAATTAGGACAAGTCTCTTCCAACACGCCGGTGGAGCCCGGAGACCGTTTAGGCGATGTCTGGACGAGTCGGGCACACACCGTCATCGATTTGGGGGACGATCTGTTCACTCGCGGACGTCCACATCCGATGATCGATCATCGACTGAGGAATGAACGCCTCATCAAAGAGGCTACCGATCCTGAAACGGCAGTCATCCTGCTGGACGTGGTCCTTGGATATGGGTCTCATGCCGATCCCGCCGGTGAAATCGTGCCGGTCGTTCAAAAGGCGCGCGAGGTGGCGGGCAAGGCCGGAAGAGACCTGGTGATCGTAGGCTTCGTGTGCGGGACTGCCGGAGATCCACAGAATCTTGCTCGGCAGGAAGCGGCATTGCGAGAGGCCGGCGTCATCCTTGCCGAGAGCAACGCTCAAGCGGTGCGCATGGCAACCGCCGTGGCAGTAGGAGCAGGCGCTGTCGGAGGGCGATTATGA